Genomic DNA from Methanofollis fontis:
GCCGGGTCATGCGGCCGGGCTTTTCATGCGACGCCCCTTTTTTGCAGGCTGCTCTTTCACATATTTTGCAATGATCCCATCAACATCGGCCGGATTGAACGAGACATCGGCATGCCAGGTGCCAAAACCGCCGTGAGCGTTGATGGCCTGGACCCACTCGGCACGATCTTGGACGCCGGGGGCGGAACCGTCTCACGACACCCGAGTAGAGGGAGGAGTCCTCAATTCTTTCTGGACATCCTGGGTGTGTGAAATCAATACGTACAAGTGTTCATACACACAACCGGAAAAAGAGCGATCCATGGTAGACCTCACGGTTAAAATGATCATCGAAGTCCAGATCCATATTATCATGGCGAGTAAACACCAGGAGGACGAAGGAACCGAGGGGCTTGTACGTGACCACGGAACTCTCGATTATCTCGTCGATGAGATGAATTACATCAATGATTCATGCACTAAGGCCGCCCTGATGCTCCATGGCATTGCTTCCCGGCACCCGTTTTATCAGGGAAATAAACGGACCGCACTCGCCATTGCAGAAATAATCCTCATGCTCGAAGGTGGATGGTATATTGCTGCTGAGGATGAGGCGATCGATCTCTATGTACGTGAAGTTGCGTGTTATCAGCATGACCTTAATGAAGTGAAATGCTGGCTTCAGAAAAACTG
This window encodes:
- a CDS encoding type II toxin-antitoxin system death-on-curing family toxin, with the protein product MVDLTVKMIIEVQIHIIMASKHQEDEGTEGLVRDHGTLDYLVDEMNYINDSCTKAALMLHGIASRHPFYQGNKRTALAIAEIILMLEGGWYIAAEDEAIDLYVREVACYQHDLNEVKCWLQKNCQKM